From the genome of Fundidesulfovibrio terrae:
TCGTGTTCATCGAGGCCGCCACCCAGGAGATCATGCGCCGCTACGCCACCACGCGCCGCCCACATCCCTTCGAGGCAGAGGGGTACGGGCTGGGCGAGGCCGTGGAGGAGGAACGCCGCCGCATGGCCCCCTTGCGCGACGCGGCCGACCTGGTCATGGACACCACCGACTTCTCCATCCACGACCTGCGCCGCCAACTGCAGGACAAATGGAAGTTCCTGGAGGGCAAGGGGCCTTCCATGAAGGTGCACATCATGAGCTTCGGGTTCAAGTATGGCATCCCCACCGAATCCGACCTGCTCTTCGACCTACGCTTTCTGCCCAACCCCTATTTCGAACCAGCTCTCAAGCCACTGTCCGGACAGGACAAATCCATCGTGGAGTATGTCCTTGACTCCAAGGAGGGCAGGGTGTTCCTGCCCAAGCTGGAGGCATTCCTTCAAGACCTTATCCCCATGTACGCCAAGGAAGGCCGCTACCGGCTGACAATCTCGCTTGGCTGCACCGGGGGCAGGCATCGCTCCGTGGCCACGGCCGAGGCCGTCTTTGACACCTTGCGCAAGGCGGGGTACACGGTCTCGCTGGAACACCGCCATATCGAAAAAGGCTGATATTTCAACAATGAACGACAAGAATATATCCGGCGCCCCGGTCGGCGTGGTCATCGTGACCCACACCGACTACGGCGACAGGCTTCTCAAGGCCGCCGAAATGATCATCGGCCCCCAGGAGCACACCCGCACCGTTTCCGTGGAC
Proteins encoded in this window:
- the rapZ gene encoding RNase adapter RapZ, which encodes MASSVKLPVVVISGLSGSGKSTALNVFEDLGYFCVDGLPASLMPKLVSLFEGQGANRYRGLALGMDMRQAGFDSGWQPAMEELRAAGNLPQIVFIEAATQEIMRRYATTRRPHPFEAEGYGLGEAVEEERRRMAPLRDAADLVMDTTDFSIHDLRRQLQDKWKFLEGKGPSMKVHIMSFGFKYGIPTESDLLFDLRFLPNPYFEPALKPLSGQDKSIVEYVLDSKEGRVFLPKLEAFLQDLIPMYAKEGRYRLTISLGCTGGRHRSVATAEAVFDTLRKAGYTVSLEHRHIEKG